Within Actinosynnema pretiosum, the genomic segment CGGGGTGCCTGGAGCACGCGCGGGAGAACGGCGACCTCCCGGCGGACGCGGACGTGGACTCGCTGGCCGTGTACTTCGTGGCCGTCACCAAGGGGATGGAGCTGCTCGGCCGCGCCGGTGTCGGCCGCGCCGCGCTGACGGCGGTCGCGCTCGACTCGCTCCGCGCGCTCGGCGACCGGCCCGCGACGGACCCCACCTCCGCCTGACCCCGCGGGTGCCCCCGGTGTGGCACCGGGCACAACACGCTCCCAGTTATTGACCAGGCAGACAAAAACCGGTGTTATTGACCACCTAGTCAATAACACCGGTTGGAGTCGCCATGAACGTTCTCGAGGACAAGGTCGCGGTCGTGACCGGGGCGAACGCGGGCATCGGCCTGGCGATCGCGCGGGCCTACCACGCCGAGGGCGCGCGGGTCTTCGTCACCGGCCGCCGCCAGGCCCAGCTCGACGCGGTCGAGGCCGAGCTGGGTCCGAGGGTGACCGGGATCCGCTGCGACGTCGGCGACCTGGCCGACCTCGACGCGCTCTACGCGGCGGTCGCGGAGCGGGCGGGGCGGATCGACGTGCTCGTCGCCAACGCCGGGATCGGGATCACCGCCCCGCTGGGCGAGATCACCGAGGAGCAGTTCGACGCCATGTTCACCACCAACGTCAAGGGCTCGCTGTTCACCGTGCAGAAGGCGCTGCCGCTGCTGGCCCCCGGCGCGTCGATCATCTTCACCGGGTCGTCGGCCGCCACCCGCCCGCAGCCGTACCTGCCGGTGTACGGGGCGACCAAGGCCGCGATCCGCAACCTGGTCCGGGGCTTCGCCCACGGCGCGGGGGCGGGCGGGTACCGGGTCAACGTGCTCTCCCCCGGCGGCACCCGCACCCAGGGCCTGATCGACCTGGTCCCGGCCGCCGAGCTGGACGCGGCGGGGGCGACGATCCCGCTCGGCAGGCTGGCCGAGCCCGAGGAGATCGCGGCGGCGGCGGTCTTCCTGGCCTCGGACGCCTCCAGCTACGTCAACGGAGCCGAGCTGGCGGTCGACGGCGGGGCCGCCCAGATCTGACGGCCGCCGGGAACACCTCCCCCGGCACGCGGGAATTCCGGCGAATCGCACTGGACAGCGGCTGTCCAAGTGGGACACTGTGGGCCGCTTTTTCACATCACCGGGGGTATCGGATGGTCATCTGGGGTTGGCGCACGAAGGCGTTCCTGCTGGGGATGGTGACGCTGCTGTGCTCGCGGTGCGGGAACCCGGCGGCCCAGGCCGTGCACAAGCTGGTCACCAAGTTCACGCTGTTCTTCATCCCGCTGTTCCCGGTGCGGATCAAGCGCGTCGTGCAGTGCACGTTCTGCGGCGCGGAGGGCAAGCTGACCAAGGAGCAGGCCGAGCAGCTGATCGCGCAGGGCGCCGGTCAGCCGCCCGCGCAGCCGCATCCCGCGCAGCAGCCGCAGCACCCCGGTTACTTCTGAGCGGGAACACCGCCCAGGAGGCGAAGAACCCCTCCTCCCCCGAACCGGACTTCCTCCCGGCGCGGCGGAGAAGGGGTTCTCCCGTTCCGGGGTTCTCCCACTCTGGGGTCCTCCCGGTCAGGCGTTCCTCCCGGTCAGGCGTTCGCGCGCTCCTGCTTGAGCACGCCCGCGAGCAGCACGACCAGCGCGCCCGCGATCGGCACGACCACCAGCCCCAGGCGCAGGCTCGACGCGTCCGCGATGAGCCCGACGACCGGCGGGGACAGCAGGAAGCCCAGGCGCATCAGCCAGGACACCACGGTCAGCCCGGTGCCCGGCCGCAGCCCCGGCAGCTCGTCCGCCTCGTGCATCGCGGCGGGCACCAGCGTGGCGATGCCCAGGCCCGCCGCCGCGAAGCCCACGACGGTGCCGGGCACGGTCGGCAGGGCGAGCGCGAGCCCGAAGCCGACCGCGACGACGATCCCGCCCGCCCTGGCCACGGTGCGCTGGCCGAACCGGTCGACCAGCCGGTCGCCGCTGATCCGGCCGATGAACTGGGTGCCCACGAGCGCGATGTAGCCGGAGGCGGCGAGCGCGGCGGGCGCGCCGAGCCCGCCGAGGTAGATGGCGGCCCACGAGTTGCCCGCGTCCTCCACGAGGGTGCCCGCCGTGGCGATGAGCACGAGCGCGGCGAGCACCGGCACGACCCGGCCCGCCGAGGCGAACCGACCCGCGCCCCCGGCGGCGGCGGGTTCGGGCTGCTCCGCGTCCTCCGGGCCGGGCAGGCTGAACCGCAGGGCGACCAGCGCCACGACGGCCAGCAGCGCGACCGCGCCGATCAGGTGCGGCGCCCGGTCGATCCCGAGCGCGATCGCGCCCGCCGACATGGCCCCGCCGGTGACCGCGCCGATGGACCAGACGGCGTGGAAGGAGTTGATGATGGAGCGGCCGTAGCGGCGCTGCACGCGCAGGCCGTGCGCGTTCTGGGCCACGTCGGTGATCGAGTCCATCGCGCCCGCGACGAACCCGGCCGCGGCGAACACCAGCGTGACCGGGGCCAGGCCCGCCGCGATGACGCCGAGGCCGGCGAGCGCGGTGCTCACGACGGCGACCCTGGCCGAGCCGAACCGGCGCACCAGCACGCCCGCGGCGAGCCCGGCCACGATCGCGCCCGCCGGGAACGCGGCGACGGCGAGGCCGTAGGCGGAGTTGCCCATGCCCAGCTCGGCCTTGATCTCCGGGTAGCGCGGGATGAGGTTGGCGATCAGGGCCCCGTTGGTGAAGAACATCGCGGCCACGGCGGCGCGGGCCCGGACGTCCTCCCGAGCGGGGCGGACATCGGTGTCAGCTGGCATGGGCACGTTCTTACCCGCCAGTGGTACGTTTGTACACTGCGCTCGGCTAACGATTTCCGGGGAGGCGGGCGTGGACGAGGACGACGCGGGGACCGGCGCCCCGGCACCCGCGCGGGGACCGGGTTCGCGCAGGCCCGACCCCGGCAGGCGGGACCGGATCATCGACGCCTGCCTGGACGTGATCGCCGAGGTCGGGGTGGACGGGGCCTCGCACCGGGGCATCGCCGCCGCGGCCGGGGTGCCGCTGGGGTCGATGACCTACCACTTCGACGGGATGCGGCAACTGCTGCGCGAGGCGTTCGGCCGGTTCGCGGGCGCCGTGGCCGCCGGGTTCGAGGCGCGCATGGCCGCCGCCGCGGACGCCGACGAGGCCGCCGCGGCGGTCGTGGAGATCATCACCGTGGACACCCTGAGCACCCAGCGGGACCTGGTGCTCACGCACGAGCTGTACACCCTGGCCGCGCGCGACCCGGAGTGCCGGGACATCACCAACGCGTGGATGGCGGCCAGCAGGCGCGCGCTGGAGCGGCACTTCGACCCGCTCACGGCCAGGCTGCTCGACGCCCTGATCGAGGGGATGTCCATCCACCGCGCGCTGGACACCGAGCCGCACGACCGGGCCGCCGCCGTGGCCGCCGTCGAGCGGATCACCGGGCGGACCGGTGGACGCGCTGCCGGACGGGTCGCCGGGTAGGCCACCCGGCGGCGCGTCGGGCGCGCCTAACGCCCGGACCGGCCCGGATATGCCGGGAAACCCCTGTGACCTGCGCCATGCGCCGATTCACTTGAAGCTTCAAGCCCACCCGACCTAGCATCATTTCAAGTTTCAAACACTTGGAGTGCTGATGGCCACCGACTTCCCCGCGACCCCCTCCGCCACCGTGCGCACCAGGGTCCGCGTCCCCCTGCGCTTCCCCGACGGCTACAGCACCACCGCCGACGTGCTCACCTTCCGCGGCCTGGCCGACGAGCGCGAGCACCTGCTCCTGGGCCTGGGCGACTGGGAGACAGCCGTGGCGCTCGCCGGTCGGGGCGGGACCGCTCCCCTGGTCCGCCCGCACAGCGAGTGCCTCACCGGCGACGTGTTCGGCTCGCAGCGCTGCGACTGCGGCCCGCAGCTGCGCGAGGCCGTCGAGCGCATCGCGACCACCGGCGGGTTCCTGCTCTACCTGCGCCAGGAGGGGCGCGGCATCGGCCTGTACGCCAAGCTCGACGCCTACGCGCTCCAGGACTCCGGCATGGACACCTACGAGGCCAACGTGGCGCTGGGCCGGGGCGAGGACGAGCGCGACTACCGCGCCGCCGCGCAGATGCTGCTCGCCGCGGGCGTCGACCGCGTCCGGCTGCTGAGCAACAACCCCGACAAGGCCGTCCAGCTCCAGGGCTACGGCGTCGCGGTCACCGAGCGGGTCCCCACCGGCGTCCACCTCTCCGACGCCAACGCCCGCTACCTGACCGCCAAGCGCGACCACACCGCGCACACCCTCGACCTGGCCCACCCGGTCGCGCACCCCCGGCTGGGGGACGTGGTCGGGGCCGAGCTGGCCTCGTGACGGCGGACCTCGGCCGGGCCGGACCCGGCAGCGCAGATCTTGGCGGCGCCGACCCCGGCAGCGCCGACCCGGAGGCCGACGGCGCGGACGCCCCGCGCTGGCTGGACGGCCCCGAGATGGCCGCGTGGCTGGCGCTGCTGCGGGTCGTCAGCGTGCTCCCGCAGGCCCTCGACCGGCAGCTGCGGGACGAGGTCGGGATCAGCCACACCTACTACTCGATGCTGGCCGTGCTCTCCGACCACCCGGACCGCACGCTCAGCATGGGCGAGCTGGCCAGGCTCGCCGCGACCAGCCCGTCCCGCCTCACCCACGCGATCGCCGCGATGGAGAAGCGCGGGTGGGTGCGCCGCAGGCAGTGCGGCGCGGACCGCAGGGTGCAGTACGCGACCCTGACGGACGACGGGCTGACCGTGCTGCGGCGCGTCGCGCCCGCGCACGTGGCCGAGGTGCGCAGGCTGGTGTTCGACCGGCTCGACCCGCGGCGGGTCGAGGAGCTGCGGGCGATCGCCTCGCTGCTGGCCGACGGGTTGGCCGAGGAGTGCGGGACGCCACGAGGGCACGAGAGGGACGGGCTGTGCTGACCGAACACGAGGCGATGGCGCGGGCGCTGGAGCTGGCCGCGACGCCGGGGGTCCCGCTGGGGCCCAACCCCCGCGTGGGGTGCGTGCTGCTGGCCGACGACGGGACGGTGGTCGCCGAGGGCCACCACCGGGGCGCCGGGACCGCGCACGCCGAGGCCGACGCGCTGGCCAGGGCGGGCGCCGCCGCGCGCGGGACCACCGCCGTGGTGACGCTGGAGCCGTGCAACCACACCGGCCGGACCGGGCCGTGCGCCCGCGCGCTGGTGGAGGCCGGGGTGCGGCGGGTCGTCTTCGCCCAGTCCGACCCGAACCCGGTCGCCACCGGGGGGACGCGGACCCTGCGGGACGCCGGGATCGAGGTCGAGCACGGGCTGATGGCCGACCGCGCCCGCGAGCTGAACCGGGCCTGGGTGTTCGGCGTCGAGCACGGGCGACCGCTGGTGACCTGGAAGTTCGCCGCGAGCCTCGACGGGCGCAGCGCGGCGGCGGACGGCACCAGCAGGTGGATCTCGAACTCGGTCGCGCGCGCCGACGTGCACCGGCTGCGCGCGGGCTGCGACGTGGTGCTCGTGGGCGCCGGGACGGCCGTGGTGGACGACCCCCGGCTGACCGTGCGCGGCCCCGACGACGCCCCGCTCGCGCACCAGCCGCTGCGCGCGGTGCTGGGCGAGCGGGAGCTGCCGCAGGCGCTGCGGCTGTTCGACGGGTCGGCGGAGGTGGCGCTGCTGCGCACCCGCGACCCGGGGACCGCGCTGGCCGAGCTGTTCGAGCGCGGTCGCAGGCACGTGTTCCTGGAGGGCGGGCCGACCGTGGCCGCCGCGTTCCTGCGGGCGGGCCTGGTCGACGAGATCGTCGCGTACGTGGCCCCGGTGCTGCTGGGCGCGGGCCGGGCCGCCGCGGGCGACCTGGGGATCACCGGCATCGGCGCGGCGCTGCGCCCGGTGGTGACCGACGTGACCGTGCTCGCCGGGGGCGACGGGGAGGAGCCGAACGTCCGCTTCACCCTGACCCCCGCCTGACCGGCCGTTCGACCGGTACCGTCCGGTGCTGGCCGCCTCGCGCGGCCCGTGAGCGGACGAGCGAAGGGGAGAGCGCGTGACAGGGGCACTGCTGGAGGCGGCGCGGGCCGCGCTGCCGGAGATGCTGGACGACCTGCGCCGGTACGTGGAGGTCGAGACGCCCAGCGACGACAAGGCGGCGCTGTCGCGCGGTCTGTCCTTCGTGGACGGTCTGGTCGTCGAGCGGATCGGCCCCGCCGACTCGTCGTCCACAGTGGACGGTGGGGTGCACGGGGACGTGCGGGTGCTGGACTTCGCGGGCAGCGCCGCCGCCCCGGTGCTGCTGCTGGCGCACTACGACACGGTGTGGCCGCTGGGCACGCTCGCGGAGATCCCGTTCGCGGTCGACGGCGACCGGATCACCGGGCCGGGCGTGTTCGACATGAAGGCCGGGCTGGTGCAGCTGCTCTGGGCGGTGCGGATCGCCCGCGCCGCCGGTCTGGCCCTGCCGCCGCTGCGGCTGGTGCTCAACGGCGACGAGGAGATCGGCTCGCCCGCGTCGCGGGAGGTGATCGAGGCGGCGGCGGTCGGCGTGCGCGGGGCGCTGGTGTTCGAGGCGGCGGCGGGTCCGGAGGGCGCGGTGAAGACGGCGCGCAAGGGGGTCGGCGTGTTCACCGTGCGCGCCGAGGGCGTCGAGTCGCACGCGGGCCTGGACCCGACCAGGGGCGCGAGCGCGGTGGACGAGCTGGCGCGGGCCGTGCTGACCCTGCACGCCGCGCAGGACCTGGACGCCGGGACCAGCGTGAACGTCGGCGTGATCGGCGGCGGCACGCGGTCGAACGTGATCGCGGGCAGCGCGTTCGGCGAGGTCGACGTGCGGGTGTCGAGCCTGGCGGAGATCACCAGGGTGGAGGGCGTGCTCGCCGGTCTGACCGCGCGCCACCCGAAGGCGTCGCTGACCGTGGAGGGCGGCTGGAACCGCCCGGTCATGGAGCGCACCCCGGCCACCGCCGAGCTGCACGCCGTGGCAGGCGCGGCGGCCGAGGGGCTGGGCCTTTCGCTGCCGGAGGTGGCGGTGGGCGGCGCGAGCGACGGGAACTTCGTGGCGGCGCTGGGCGTCGGCGTGCTGGACGGCTTCGGCGCGATCGGCGACGGGGCGCACGCCAGGCACGAGCACGCCACCGTCTCCGGGCTGGTGACCCGCACCGCGCTCACGGCGGCGGTGCTGCACGCGCTGGCCTGACCCCGGTTCCCGGCGTGTCCGGCGCAGCCGCGCGCTGCCGCGCCGGACACGCCGACCTGAACCGGTTCTTTGCCGGGCCAGGCCGGAAAACCCCCACGGCGTGCGCCCGACGGCCCTAGTGTGCCGGGTGTGCGAAAGATCGACTGGGCGGCTGCGCGAAAGATCGACTGGGCGTCGCTGGAAGGCGGCCACGGGCCCGCCGGGACCGTGCCGGACCTGCTGGAGGAGTGCGCGCGGGAGGACCCGCTGCACGCCCTCGGCGCGATCGTCGACCTCGGTGACCTGCTGCGCCCCGCGCGCGGCCGGGTCCTGTCGGCCGCGCCGGTCGCGCTGCCGTTCCTGGTGGACCTGGCCGAGGGCGGGGCGGTGCACGCGCGCGAGCAGGTCGTGCGGCTGATCCGCCGGATCGCCGAGCGCGGGCAGCCCGACGCGGCGTGGAGCGCGGCGGTGGACGGGGTGTGGCCCCGGCTGCCCGCGCTGCTGGCCGACCCCGATCCGCTGGTGCGCCGCCAGGGCGGCAGGCTGCTGTCCTGCCTCGGGCGGCCCGAGGCGGTGGCGGCGCTGCGCGAGCGCTGGGACGTGGAGCCCGACCGGCGCGTGCGGTGCGACCTGGTGCGCTCGCTGGGCCGCGCGGACCCCGCGTTCGACCTGGCCGCGCTGCTCGCCGACGACGACCCGCAGGTGGTCCTGGCCGCGGTGCACGCGCTGGCCGCCACCGACCCGGCCGCGCCGCTCGCGCACGTGGACGCGCTGGCCCGCGCGGTCGGCGAGGTGGACAGCGCGCTGTGGGTGGACTCCGCGTGGCTGGAGGACGTGCGGCTGGGCGGCGGCCCGACCGAGCTGGTCATCACCACCGGCGACCTGCTGGCCGCCGACCCCGACGCGCTGACCGGCTACGTCACGCGGGTCGCCCGCGACGGCTCCGGGCCGCGCCGGGCGGCGGTGTTAGGCGTGGCGCTGCGCCTGCTCTACGCCTGGCGGGACGTGGACCTGGTCCCCCTGCTGGGCGAGCTGCTGCACGACGGGCGTCCCGCCGTGCGCTACCGGGCCGCGGCGGTGCTGGCCTGCCTGGGCGCGGCGGGCCGCCCGCACGCCGACCGCCTGGTGGAGCTGCTGGAGGACCCGCACGAGGAGCGCGGCGAGTCGACCGCGCACACCA encodes:
- the ribD gene encoding bifunctional diaminohydroxyphosphoribosylaminopyrimidine deaminase/5-amino-6-(5-phosphoribosylamino)uracil reductase RibD gives rise to the protein MLTEHEAMARALELAATPGVPLGPNPRVGCVLLADDGTVVAEGHHRGAGTAHAEADALARAGAAARGTTAVVTLEPCNHTGRTGPCARALVEAGVRRVVFAQSDPNPVATGGTRTLRDAGIEVEHGLMADRARELNRAWVFGVEHGRPLVTWKFAASLDGRSAAADGTSRWISNSVARADVHRLRAGCDVVLVGAGTAVVDDPRLTVRGPDDAPLAHQPLRAVLGERELPQALRLFDGSAEVALLRTRDPGTALAELFERGRRHVFLEGGPTVAAAFLRAGLVDEIVAYVAPVLLGAGRAAAGDLGITGIGAALRPVVTDVTVLAGGDGEEPNVRFTLTPA
- a CDS encoding zinc-ribbon domain-containing protein, which gives rise to MVIWGWRTKAFLLGMVTLLCSRCGNPAAQAVHKLVTKFTLFFIPLFPVRIKRVVQCTFCGAEGKLTKEQAEQLIAQGAGQPPAQPHPAQQPQHPGYF
- a CDS encoding GTP cyclohydrolase II, with the translated sequence MATDFPATPSATVRTRVRVPLRFPDGYSTTADVLTFRGLADEREHLLLGLGDWETAVALAGRGGTAPLVRPHSECLTGDVFGSQRCDCGPQLREAVERIATTGGFLLYLRQEGRGIGLYAKLDAYALQDSGMDTYEANVALGRGEDERDYRAAAQMLLAAGVDRVRLLSNNPDKAVQLQGYGVAVTERVPTGVHLSDANARYLTAKRDHTAHTLDLAHPVAHPRLGDVVGAELAS
- a CDS encoding M20 family metallopeptidase encodes the protein MTGALLEAARAALPEMLDDLRRYVEVETPSDDKAALSRGLSFVDGLVVERIGPADSSSTVDGGVHGDVRVLDFAGSAAAPVLLLAHYDTVWPLGTLAEIPFAVDGDRITGPGVFDMKAGLVQLLWAVRIARAAGLALPPLRLVLNGDEEIGSPASREVIEAAAVGVRGALVFEAAAGPEGAVKTARKGVGVFTVRAEGVESHAGLDPTRGASAVDELARAVLTLHAAQDLDAGTSVNVGVIGGGTRSNVIAGSAFGEVDVRVSSLAEITRVEGVLAGLTARHPKASLTVEGGWNRPVMERTPATAELHAVAGAAAEGLGLSLPEVAVGGASDGNFVAALGVGVLDGFGAIGDGAHARHEHATVSGLVTRTALTAAVLHALA
- a CDS encoding MarR family winged helix-turn-helix transcriptional regulator, translated to MTADLGRAGPGSADLGGADPGSADPEADGADAPRWLDGPEMAAWLALLRVVSVLPQALDRQLRDEVGISHTYYSMLAVLSDHPDRTLSMGELARLAATSPSRLTHAIAAMEKRGWVRRRQCGADRRVQYATLTDDGLTVLRRVAPAHVAEVRRLVFDRLDPRRVEELRAIASLLADGLAEECGTPRGHERDGLC
- a CDS encoding SDR family NAD(P)-dependent oxidoreductase yields the protein MNVLEDKVAVVTGANAGIGLAIARAYHAEGARVFVTGRRQAQLDAVEAELGPRVTGIRCDVGDLADLDALYAAVAERAGRIDVLVANAGIGITAPLGEITEEQFDAMFTTNVKGSLFTVQKALPLLAPGASIIFTGSSAATRPQPYLPVYGATKAAIRNLVRGFAHGAGAGGYRVNVLSPGGTRTQGLIDLVPAAELDAAGATIPLGRLAEPEEIAAAAVFLASDASSYVNGAELAVDGGAAQI
- a CDS encoding MFS transporter, whose amino-acid sequence is MPADTDVRPAREDVRARAAVAAMFFTNGALIANLIPRYPEIKAELGMGNSAYGLAVAAFPAGAIVAGLAAGVLVRRFGSARVAVVSTALAGLGVIAAGLAPVTLVFAAAGFVAGAMDSITDVAQNAHGLRVQRRYGRSIINSFHAVWSIGAVTGGAMSAGAIALGIDRAPHLIGAVALLAVVALVALRFSLPGPEDAEQPEPAAAGGAGRFASAGRVVPVLAALVLIATAGTLVEDAGNSWAAIYLGGLGAPAALAASGYIALVGTQFIGRISGDRLVDRFGQRTVARAGGIVVAVGFGLALALPTVPGTVVGFAAAGLGIATLVPAAMHEADELPGLRPGTGLTVVSWLMRLGFLLSPPVVGLIADASSLRLGLVVVPIAGALVVLLAGVLKQERANA
- a CDS encoding TetR/AcrR family transcriptional regulator; this translates as MDEDDAGTGAPAPARGPGSRRPDPGRRDRIIDACLDVIAEVGVDGASHRGIAAAAGVPLGSMTYHFDGMRQLLREAFGRFAGAVAAGFEARMAAAADADEAAAAVVEIITVDTLSTQRDLVLTHELYTLAARDPECRDITNAWMAASRRALERHFDPLTARLLDALIEGMSIHRALDTEPHDRAAAVAAVERITGRTGGRAAGRVAG
- a CDS encoding HEAT repeat domain-containing protein; this encodes MRKIDWAAARKIDWASLEGGHGPAGTVPDLLEECAREDPLHALGAIVDLGDLLRPARGRVLSAAPVALPFLVDLAEGGAVHAREQVVRLIRRIAERGQPDAAWSAAVDGVWPRLPALLADPDPLVRRQGGRLLSCLGRPEAVAALRERWDVEPDRRVRCDLVRSLGRADPAFDLAALLADDDPQVVLAAVHALAATDPAAPLAHVDALARAVGEVDSALWVDSAWLEDVRLGGGPTELVITTGDLLAADPDALTGYVTRVARDGSGPRRAAVLGVALRLLYAWRDVDLVPLLGELLHDGRPAVRYRAAAVLACLGAAGRPHADRLVELLEDPHEERGESTAHTTGDMALWALAAQHDPRCAPALVDLLEGDRTPFDLNTHRPTASSPVTACGPWLREPTAEEVLTPLRAHADVLVGPIAARLARPGQHRLLVAALCRVLAAWGPLSRAARPVLETLVGHRYYGRYATAALKAAEGYGEADVPALAGEARRSGVTIGVLGALGPAAAEAEETLRRLATPDETGWRRVEAGYALWRITGERADVVPLLVEAATPLATGDYTRPRGAALHHLAEMGVRTEEVLAVARAVAGSRRRVADVGERERIAEDEALRASAAQLLR